In Leishmania donovani BPK282A1 complete genome, chromosome 22, one genomic interval encodes:
- a CDS encoding i/6 autoantigen-like protein codes for MLISTRDAFEKRHITREDGIEVLPRQMITVAALEAGYCLSSPTIGEAVSKTTYPGQMTAYEFTEFCEDNRSSLMSAEDMAKCVVVVAPAHVITRRSLEEIMAKGSSKKDALSDEEVDALFSTLDTENKGAITDKDFMRALYGDLGVRCLAARRKLDALEAKRREQEALDRAKAEERMEEERKAAAGKEASNSLPKKEEKKKKAFACC; via the coding sequence ATGCTGATCTCTACGAGGGATGCTTTCGAGAAGCGCCACATCACCCGCGAGGATGGCATAGAGGTGTTGCCTCGTCAAATGATCACAGTGGCCGCTCTCGAGGCTGGCTACTGCCTGTCCTCGCCCACGATTGGCGAGGCGGTGAGCAAGACCACGTATCCTGGTCAGATGACTGCCTACGAGTTCACCGAGTTCTGCGAAGATAACAGGTCATCGCTAATGTCGGCTGAGGACATGGCGAAATGTGTTGTTGTGGTGGCCCCGGCGCATGTTATCACACGCAGGTCGCTGGAGGAAATCATGGCCAAGGGCAGCTCCAAGAAAGATGCCCTCtccgacgaggaggtggacgcTCTCTTTAGCACCCTAGACACTGAAAACAAGGGTGCTATCACTGACAAAGACTTCATGCGTGCTCTTTATGGTGACCTGGGTGTGCGCTGCcttgcggcgcgccgcaagCTGGACGCATTGGAGGCTAAGCGTCGCGAGCAGGAGGCCCTCGACCGGGCGaaagcggaggagaggatggaggaagagaggaaagccgctgccggaaAGGAGGCTTCGAATTCCCTAccaaagaaagaggagaagaagaagaaggcTTTTGCATGCTGCTAA